A genomic segment from Streptomyces antibioticus encodes:
- a CDS encoding glycoside hydrolase family 43 protein, whose product MTPRPSRRTLLRAAAALPVSALALGELPGLLGAATAAAPASGLATRYTIVPFLNSDDGTVNVYQSDDATDFRLLKASAYTPPADRIRDAGVLRHTDGYYYVTYTTHTWQDVSTTIGFARSADRVNWTFLYDHPVPIAGLSRAWAPEWFVDVDGSVYVIVSCSTTADEWIFTPYLLRATNSALTAWSSPVALSGLGANHIDTFLVRTGSTYHAFTKNETTKYIEYATASTLTGPYTVSRTGDWAGWGSYREGPALTQLDNGAWRLFFDGYGDGSYYYSDSYDTFATWSAPRALPGISGTARHFSVVKETVSGGPSVTKDTTRSFRSVNYPTRYWQQQSALLNLPVVSASSTATEKQAATFTVVAGLADAGGFSFRDASGAYLRHYDFRARFDAHDGTSVFARDATFVARTGTASGSVRFESYNYPGHYLRHYNYQLRVERSDGTDLFRQDSSFVPVTAWG is encoded by the coding sequence GTGACCCCACGCCCCTCCCGCCGCACCCTGCTCCGTGCCGCGGCCGCCCTGCCCGTCTCGGCCCTCGCGCTGGGCGAACTGCCCGGGCTGCTCGGCGCGGCGACGGCCGCCGCACCCGCGAGCGGTCTCGCCACGCGGTACACGATCGTGCCGTTCCTCAACAGCGACGACGGCACGGTGAACGTCTACCAGTCCGACGACGCCACCGACTTCCGGCTGCTGAAGGCGTCCGCCTACACCCCGCCCGCCGACCGGATCCGGGACGCCGGCGTCCTCAGGCACACCGACGGCTACTACTACGTCACCTACACCACCCACACCTGGCAGGACGTCAGCACCACCATCGGGTTCGCCCGCAGCGCCGACCGTGTCAACTGGACGTTCCTGTACGACCATCCGGTCCCGATCGCGGGCCTGTCGCGCGCCTGGGCGCCGGAGTGGTTCGTGGACGTCGACGGCAGTGTGTACGTCATCGTGTCCTGCTCGACGACCGCCGACGAGTGGATCTTCACGCCGTATCTGCTCCGTGCCACCAACTCGGCGCTCACCGCGTGGAGTTCACCGGTCGCCCTGTCCGGACTGGGCGCCAACCACATCGACACCTTCCTGGTGCGGACCGGCTCGACCTATCACGCGTTCACCAAGAACGAGACGACCAAGTACATCGAGTACGCCACCGCCTCCACGCTCACCGGCCCGTACACCGTCTCGCGGACCGGTGACTGGGCAGGCTGGGGCAGTTACCGTGAGGGTCCGGCGCTGACGCAGCTCGACAACGGCGCCTGGCGGCTCTTCTTCGACGGCTACGGGGACGGCAGTTACTACTACAGCGACAGCTACGACACCTTCGCCACCTGGAGCGCGCCCCGGGCCCTCCCCGGGATCTCGGGCACGGCCCGCCACTTCTCGGTGGTCAAGGAGACGGTGTCCGGCGGTCCGAGCGTCACGAAGGACACGACGCGTTCGTTCCGTTCCGTCAACTACCCCACGCGGTACTGGCAGCAGCAGTCCGCGCTGCTCAACCTGCCCGTGGTGAGCGCCAGTAGCACGGCCACCGAGAAGCAGGCGGCCACCTTCACCGTGGTGGCGGGGCTGGCGGACGCGGGCGGCTTCTCCTTCCGCGACGCCTCCGGTGCCTATCTGCGCCACTACGACTTCCGGGCCCGTTTCGACGCCCACGACGGCACGTCGGTCTTCGCCCGCGACGCGACCTTCGTCGCCCGCACCGGCACGGCGAGCGGCTCGGTGCGCTTCGAGTCGTACAACTACCCCGGCCACTATCTGCGGCACTACAACTACCAGCTCCGGGTGGAGCGTTCGGACGGCACGGACCTCTTCCGCCAGGACAGCTCCTTCGTGCCGGTGACGGCCTGGGGGTGA
- a CDS encoding formylglycine-generating enzyme family protein → MDTAAAQSMTEVPAGRVTLSDRRTRRTWDVDLPGCRLGTFPVTRELYALVTGEDADAGRGDRRPVEGVSWWDAVHFCNALSRREGLTPAYRVPPGGESVIWDDTADGYRLPTEAEWEHACRAGTEGPRYGPLDDIAWHRGNSGERIHTVGGRLPNAWGLYDMLGNVWEWCWDLYDPEVYGGYRVLRGGGWFDEHWSCRASVRRRSHPTFRVDDVGFRVARPAGTGF, encoded by the coding sequence ATGGACACGGCGGCGGCGCAGTCGATGACCGAGGTTCCGGCGGGGCGGGTCACCCTGTCGGACCGGCGGACCCGGCGGACCTGGGACGTCGACCTGCCGGGCTGCCGGCTCGGCACCTTCCCGGTCACCCGGGAGCTGTACGCGCTGGTCACCGGCGAGGACGCGGACGCCGGCCGGGGTGACCGGCGTCCGGTCGAGGGCGTGTCCTGGTGGGACGCCGTCCACTTCTGCAACGCCCTCTCCCGGCGCGAGGGCCTCACGCCCGCCTACCGTGTCCCGCCCGGCGGCGAGTCCGTCATCTGGGACGACACCGCCGACGGCTACCGGCTGCCCACCGAGGCCGAATGGGAGCACGCCTGCCGGGCGGGCACCGAGGGCCCGCGCTACGGACCGCTCGACGACATCGCCTGGCACCGCGGCAACTCCGGCGAGCGGATCCACACCGTCGGCGGACGGCTGCCCAACGCCTGGGGCCTGTACGACATGCTGGGCAACGTGTGGGAGTGGTGCTGGGACCTCTACGACCCCGAGGTGTACGGCGGTTACCGGGTGCTGCGGGGCGGCGGCTGGTTCGACGAGCACTGGAGCTGCCGTGCGTCGGTACGACGGCGCAGTCACCCCACGTTCCGGGTGGACGACGTCGGTTTCCGCGTCGCCCGCCCGGCCGGCACCGGGTTCTAG
- a CDS encoding MarR family winged helix-turn-helix transcriptional regulator: METPTHEVEYEQMLLSRHTFLNQRGGRRKNSLMERSAYILLSRIRVQGPMSIGELSEAFGLDASTLNRQTAAAMRAGLIERIPDPEGGMARKFRLTAEGDRLLDEEREGIVEVLDRVMHDWPDDDIAAFAAYLRRFNHGIESIGGRPWPRP; this comes from the coding sequence ATGGAGACGCCCACGCACGAGGTCGAGTACGAGCAGATGCTGCTCAGCCGCCACACGTTCCTGAACCAGCGCGGCGGCCGTCGCAAGAACAGCCTCATGGAGCGCAGCGCCTACATCCTGCTCAGCCGCATCCGGGTGCAGGGCCCGATGTCGATCGGCGAGCTGAGCGAAGCCTTCGGCCTCGACGCGTCCACCCTCAACCGCCAGACCGCGGCGGCGATGCGCGCCGGCCTGATCGAGCGGATCCCGGACCCCGAGGGCGGCATGGCCCGCAAGTTCCGGCTCACCGCGGAGGGCGACCGGCTGCTCGACGAGGAGCGCGAGGGGATCGTCGAGGTCCTGGACCGCGTGATGCACGACTGGCCGGACGACGACATCGCCGCCTTCGCCGCCTACCTACGGCGCTTCAATCACGGCATCGAATCCATCGGCGGCCGCCCCTGGCCCCGCCCCTAG